One stretch of Chiroxiphia lanceolata isolate bChiLan1 chromosome 1, bChiLan1.pri, whole genome shotgun sequence DNA includes these proteins:
- the ACBD7 gene encoding acyl-CoA-binding domain-containing protein 7, producing the protein MTLQADFDGAAEDVKKLKTRPTDEELKELYGFYKQATVGDINIECPGMLDLKGKAKWEAWNLKKGLSKEDAMNAYISKAKAMVEKYGI; encoded by the exons GCTGACTTTGATGGTGCTGCAgaagatgtaaaaaaattaaaaacaagaccAACTGATGAAGAACTGAAGGAACTATATGGATTCTACAAACAGGCTACCGTTGGAGATATTAATATTG AATGTCCAGGAATGCTAGATTTGAAAGGCAAAGCCAAATGGGAGGCATGGAACCTGAAAAAAG GTTTATCAAAGGAGGATGCCATGAATGCCTATATctctaaagcaaaagcaatggTAGAAAAATACGGGATCTAG